Proteins encoded by one window of Sulfurospirillum barnesii SES-3:
- a CDS encoding TonB-dependent receptor, with amino-acid sequence MRKTIALSMAVTLGLNTGVLAEERRLDEIVLSADKMGSSTLLELPSSVSVVSSDQVNDFLIKDSIGLQSMTSNFLIVETGPATASTFASMRGVTSGMIGTPAVGFYVDDVYYSALDMNFLDIDHIEVLKGPQGTLYGRNSEAGIVNVVTKAPSFVPSAEVGMEYGSFNTISSHAIVNQPLSDTTVLRAALRYEHSNGYFKDTLKGNDVGEEKNIDARLKLYTNVNDALNVTIAYNYQKSDSPYYAQFAPWTSNTIRKNIEVDYLGDTNKELHDLHVKSDYTYSDTLKIISITSAKKEQYIANNDLDFTTVDLTRLYTDKEVKSLSEELRFIAKPNERLQWINGVFLLREQENHDYRIPMNFMNMGMGMPLETLVQKSKIDTLGTALFSEATYRFENSLHATLGLRYDREKKEDDYTQRGGTMLSMFGYTDKSGSASETFDAWLPKFSLAYKKYEAFSPYLSVSKGFRSGGFNTTDTVGQSYEPEFTWNYELGIKSKLSDTLSLSTALFYIDWKDMQVELAQSNGVAYIDNASSATSRGAEIELHMNPMEGLNLFSGFGYTKATYEEYTKGASDYSDNYVINVPRYTFNVGANYRFEGGYYVGGNYAYFGKVYMDNDNTRSQSYGVTNVKIGYEQEKFDVYLYAKNLFDEGYITRAFVVNSNWYARAGEPRSVGVAFAYRF; translated from the coding sequence ATGCGTAAAACCATAGCGTTAAGTATGGCCGTTACTTTAGGGCTTAATACAGGTGTGTTGGCAGAAGAGAGACGGTTGGATGAAATTGTCTTAAGTGCTGATAAGATGGGTTCAAGCACGCTTTTGGAATTGCCCTCAAGTGTGAGTGTGGTGAGTTCCGATCAGGTGAATGATTTTTTAATTAAAGATTCGATTGGCTTGCAAAGCATGACGTCCAATTTTTTGATCGTTGAGACAGGTCCTGCTACGGCATCGACATTTGCGTCTATGCGAGGAGTCACTTCTGGAATGATTGGAACGCCTGCGGTGGGATTTTACGTGGATGATGTTTATTACAGTGCTTTGGATATGAACTTTTTAGACATCGATCATATTGAAGTGCTTAAAGGTCCGCAAGGGACACTGTATGGACGCAATTCTGAAGCTGGCATCGTGAATGTCGTGACCAAAGCACCTTCATTTGTGCCAAGTGCTGAAGTAGGGATGGAGTATGGCAGTTTTAATACGATCAGTTCGCATGCGATCGTAAACCAACCGCTAAGCGATACGACGGTGCTACGTGCGGCGTTACGGTACGAACATAGTAATGGTTATTTTAAAGATACGCTCAAAGGTAATGACGTTGGTGAAGAAAAAAACATCGACGCACGCTTGAAACTTTATACTAACGTCAATGACGCATTAAATGTGACCATCGCTTATAACTACCAAAAAAGTGATTCGCCTTACTATGCGCAATTTGCTCCTTGGACAAGCAATACCATACGCAAAAACATTGAGGTGGACTATCTAGGCGATACCAATAAAGAGCTTCATGATTTACATGTAAAGAGTGATTACACCTACAGCGATACGCTCAAAATCATCTCCATTACGTCAGCTAAAAAAGAGCAGTATATTGCCAATAACGATCTTGATTTTACGACGGTGGATTTAACAAGGCTTTATACCGATAAAGAGGTCAAGTCACTCTCTGAGGAGCTTCGTTTTATTGCAAAACCTAATGAGCGTTTGCAATGGATTAACGGCGTTTTTCTTCTTAGAGAACAAGAAAATCATGACTACCGTATACCGATGAATTTTATGAACATGGGTATGGGTATGCCTTTAGAAACGCTAGTGCAAAAAAGCAAAATTGACACACTAGGTACAGCACTTTTTAGTGAAGCAACCTACCGTTTTGAAAACAGTTTGCACGCTACACTAGGGCTTCGTTACGATAGAGAAAAGAAAGAAGATGACTACACACAAAGAGGTGGAACCATGCTCTCTATGTTTGGCTATACGGATAAAAGCGGTTCAGCCAGCGAAACCTTTGACGCATGGCTTCCAAAATTTTCTTTAGCCTATAAAAAATACGAAGCGTTTAGCCCTTATCTTAGTGTATCCAAAGGCTTTCGAAGCGGTGGCTTTAACACCACCGATACCGTGGGTCAAAGTTATGAGCCTGAATTTACATGGAATTATGAACTCGGTATCAAATCCAAACTCAGCGATACACTTTCATTAAGTACCGCACTCTTTTATATTGACTGGAAAGATATGCAAGTCGAACTTGCTCAAAGTAATGGGGTAGCGTATATTGACAATGCCTCTTCCGCAACAAGTAGGGGAGCTGAAATAGAACTTCATATGAATCCGATGGAAGGATTGAATCTGTTCAGTGGTTTTGGATACACCAAGGCGACGTATGAGGAGTACACCAAAGGGGCGAGTGATTACAGTGATAATTATGTCATTAATGTACCACGCTATACCTTTAATGTAGGAGCAAATTACCGTTTTGAGGGAGGCTATTACGTGGGTGGAAATTATGCTTATTTTGGGAAAGTTTATATGGACAATGACAATACCCGCTCCCAAAGTTATGGGGTCACAAACGTTAAAATCGGTTATGAACAAGAGAAATTTGATGTGTATCTCTACGCGAAAAACCTTTTTGATGAGGGATATATTACTCGTGCGTTTGTGGTTAATTCCAATTGGTATGCTAGAGCTGGTGAGCCTCGTAGTGTAGGTGTAGCCTTTGCGTATCGGTTTTAA
- a CDS encoding helix-turn-helix domain-containing protein — protein MCNTLDLPSFNLFHQTPSPHSASLLEPYATGSIRPLVLEEGLMLCHFDLLPKERLCLHNEFEQPLLMFAAFTQGGIHYQHHDFHLQQTFDTNRLYSVLLNKENGQSYYEKERLSCSFNLMLSPSFLSNMLEEERHPLSHLLEKLEQKPFFEILSEIPMSQKMLTHIKMLSHLNAKDPLNLFLLKSNVYELLYEWLSPLCKHDKTPYTIPEIECFYTHKVAGYIHENLLEPLSLEELCRIAKTNATKLQRNFKHLFHQSLFNYISTHRLEHAKNLLEQGEMDINDVAKTIGYAHQSNFTSAFAKYFGYTPKSVLKQKTFYM, from the coding sequence ATGTGTAATACTTTGGACTTACCATCTTTCAATCTCTTTCATCAAACACCATCGCCTCATTCAGCCTCCTTATTAGAACCCTACGCAACAGGTTCAATTCGCCCTCTTGTTTTAGAAGAAGGATTAATGCTTTGCCATTTTGATCTTCTGCCAAAAGAGAGACTCTGCTTACACAATGAATTTGAACAACCCTTGTTGATGTTTGCAGCATTTACGCAAGGTGGTATTCATTACCAACACCATGATTTTCATCTTCAACAAACCTTTGATACAAACCGTCTCTACTCTGTGCTCTTAAACAAAGAAAATGGACAAAGTTATTATGAAAAAGAACGTCTAAGTTGTTCGTTTAACCTTATGCTCTCCCCTTCATTTTTATCTAACATGTTGGAAGAAGAAAGGCATCCTTTGTCCCATTTACTTGAAAAATTAGAACAAAAACCGTTCTTTGAGATTTTAAGTGAAATACCCATGAGCCAAAAAATGCTTACACACATCAAAATGCTAAGCCATCTTAATGCTAAAGATCCTCTAAACCTTTTTCTGCTCAAATCTAACGTCTATGAACTGCTCTATGAATGGCTTAGCCCTCTTTGCAAACACGATAAAACACCCTATACGATTCCTGAAATTGAATGCTTTTATACACATAAAGTTGCTGGTTATATTCACGAAAACCTCTTAGAGCCTCTAAGCCTTGAAGAACTGTGCCGTATCGCTAAAACCAATGCAACAAAACTCCAACGCAATTTCAAGCACCTTTTTCATCAAAGCCTTTTTAACTACATCAGTACTCACCGTTTAGAGCATGCCAAAAATTTACTTGAACAAGGAGAAATGGATATAAACGATGTTGCAAAAACTATCGGTTATGCCCATCAAAGCAACTTTACAAGCGCATTTGCAAAGTATTTTGGATATACACCCAAAAGCGTTTTAAAACAGAAAACATTTTACATGTAA
- a CDS encoding helix-turn-helix transcriptional regulator, translating into MSITLTNHDFLEIAPELFSTHSPRKIGNAKVLEEFGNIHFSYFNTGNGIAYGSFDGYFNDEVHLHSWEMEEQSFLYFNAGETLHFKSISDNRTFDIQPKSMMQGFIQKGLRSLGFYEKNKHYSSHSIVISRELVESFSKETMLAHPLSSAQHMFQIDDYAQMMHAQKILLNQIQNKHIFQGKLQELFVESKLLELVYCTFQKPYLHVKENFSLDDYKALHKAKEIVLNNLITPPSLKELSHLCALNEFKLKKGFKVLFGTTVYGMLHAHRLAEAKNLLEHNDMSVQEAALHVGYKSLSHFSKAFKECYGIFPIQLKKERKYFYNTSL; encoded by the coding sequence ATGTCTATCACCCTTACAAACCATGATTTTTTAGAAATAGCCCCCGAACTCTTTTCCACCCATTCACCTAGAAAAATAGGCAATGCTAAGGTGTTAGAGGAGTTTGGAAATATTCATTTTAGCTATTTCAATACAGGCAATGGCATCGCTTATGGCTCATTTGATGGCTATTTTAACGACGAGGTTCATCTACATTCGTGGGAGATGGAAGAGCAATCCTTCCTCTATTTTAACGCAGGAGAAACGCTTCATTTTAAATCCATCAGTGATAATCGTACCTTTGATATTCAACCTAAAAGTATGATGCAAGGGTTCATTCAAAAGGGTCTGCGTTCATTAGGATTTTATGAGAAAAACAAACACTATTCAAGCCACTCCATTGTCATTTCCCGTGAGCTTGTTGAATCCTTTTCAAAAGAAACAATGCTCGCCCATCCGCTTTCCTCAGCTCAACACATGTTTCAAATAGATGATTACGCACAGATGATGCACGCACAAAAAATCCTTTTAAATCAAATACAAAACAAACATATCTTTCAAGGAAAACTGCAAGAGCTTTTTGTAGAGTCTAAACTGCTCGAATTGGTCTATTGTACGTTTCAAAAACCCTATTTACATGTAAAAGAAAACTTCTCTTTGGATGATTATAAAGCATTACATAAAGCCAAAGAAATAGTACTCAATAATCTTATAACACCTCCCTCACTCAAAGAGTTATCTCACCTTTGCGCACTCAATGAATTTAAACTCAAGAAAGGATTTAAAGTACTCTTTGGAACAACCGTATATGGAATGCTTCATGCCCACCGCCTAGCAGAAGCAAAGAATCTTCTCGAGCATAATGACATGAGTGTACAAGAAGCAGCTTTACATGTAGGCTACAAAAGCCTCAGTCACTTTAGCAAAGCCTTTAAAGAGTGCTATGGGATTTTCCCGATTCAACTTAAAAAAGAGCGCAAATATTTTTACAATACGTCTTTATAA
- a CDS encoding SapC family protein: MALHIINQPHDQKKAVNDAMRYPNLETMISVPLGIGEFYEACKDYPILFTKNQEGDWLAIALLGFNDKNVYLDENRRFKKGKYLPAFLRRYPFSLVKNEAKEGFSLGIEEEALEELSASNQARALFKEDKTPSELSKNTLDFLIQVQSELHACSAFIKDLYTWGLLVEKSATVLDEEGKSHTINGFFTLNEEKLNHLSEKKKLDICKKGAMPFITAHLISLSNIRRFGL, encoded by the coding sequence ATGGCATTGCATATTATCAACCAACCGCACGATCAAAAAAAAGCCGTCAATGACGCAATGCGTTACCCCAATTTAGAGACAATGATTAGCGTGCCCTTGGGCATTGGCGAGTTTTACGAGGCGTGCAAGGACTATCCGATTTTATTTACCAAAAATCAAGAGGGGGATTGGCTTGCCATCGCTTTACTGGGATTTAACGATAAAAACGTCTATTTGGATGAAAATCGTCGCTTTAAAAAAGGAAAATACTTGCCTGCTTTTTTAAGACGTTATCCGTTTAGTTTGGTTAAAAATGAAGCTAAAGAGGGCTTTTCTTTAGGCATTGAAGAGGAGGCTTTGGAAGAATTGAGCGCATCCAATCAGGCACGAGCTTTGTTTAAAGAGGATAAAACACCCAGTGAGTTGAGCAAAAACACGTTGGATTTTCTGATACAGGTTCAAAGCGAATTGCACGCATGCAGTGCGTTCATTAAAGATTTATATACATGGGGACTTTTGGTGGAAAAGAGTGCTACTGTTTTGGATGAAGAGGGTAAATCCCATACGATTAACGGCTTTTTCACGCTCAATGAAGAAAAACTGAACCACCTAAGCGAGAAGAAAAAACTTGACATCTGCAAAAAAGGAGCGATGCCTTTTATCACAGCGCATCTCATTTCACTGAGCAATATCAGGCGATTTGGATTATAG